The sequence CTGACGGTCGACGTGCCGGACACGGCGGTGGTAGTGGAACCCCGTCATCTGGCGGGTCTGCCGGACGAGAAAGCGGCGGTGGTGAACGCGCTTCGCCACCCGATCGGTTGTCCGCCGCTCTGCGAAATGGTCAAGCCGACCGATCGTGTGGCGATCGTGATCAGCGATATTACCCGGCCCACCCCCAACCACAAGCTTGTTCCCTGGCTGTTGGAAGAATTGTCGCATGTACCGCTGGAGCAATTCGTGATCATCAACGGAACGGGCACTCACCGCGACCAGACGCGGGACGAATTCATCCAGATGCTCGGCGAATGGGTCGTCGACAATGTCCGCATCATCAACAACAACTGCCATGACAAGTCGACACAGGCGAAAGTGGGCAGCAGCCGGTTCGGCTGTGACGTGTATCTCAACAAAGAGTATGTGGAGGCGGATTTCCGGATTGTCACCGGTTTTATCGAGCCGCACTTTTTCGCCGGTTTTTCCGGCGGGCCAAAAGGCATTATGCCGGGCATTGCGGGCATCGAGACGATCCTTGCGTTCCACAACGCGCGGATGATCGGGGATCCGGCGGCCACCTGGGGCAACATGGAAGGCAACCCGGTGCAGGAGATGTCGCGGGAAGTCAATCGGATGTGCAAGCCCGATTTTATGCTGAACGTAACGCTGAACGGGAACAAGCAAATCACTGGCGTGTTCGCCGGCGAGTTGTTCGCCGCTCATGCCGCCGGCTGCGAGTTTGTGAAAGAACATGTGATGATCCGCTGCGACCACCGCTTCGACGTGGTGATCACCTCCAACTCCGGGTATCCGCTTGACCAGAATCTGTACCAGGCGGTGAAAGGCATGAGCGCCGCCCACCAGATTGTCAGGCGAGGCGGCACGATCATTTGTGCTGCGGAGTGTTCGGACGGGCTGCCGAACCACGGGAATTACGCGAAAATCCTGCAAATGAGAAAAACGCCGCAGGAGATTCTGGAGATGATCAACGATCCGTCCTTCCAGATGTTTGACCAGTGGCAGGTGCAGAAGCAAGCGGTGATTCAAACATGGGCGGATGTGTACGTCTATTCCGAGTTGTCTGATGCGGACATCGAGCGGGCGATGCTGAAACCGACCCGTGATATCGGGCAGACCTTGCGCGAACTGCAGGCAAAATACGGGGACGCGATGTCGGTGGCGGTGCTGCCGTTAGGACCGCTGACGATTCCGTATGTTGCGGAATAAACCGGGGTGACAAAAGCGGGAGAAGCACGACCGGATGCGGCCGGCGATGTCGGAAGTCTGCGGCTCAACGAGCGGTGTCGCACAAGGGGAGGAGCGTTATGGGAACCAGTTTGTTGTCGGTTTTGGCGGTTGCTTTTGTGCTGGGAATCAAGCATGCGACGGAGCCGGATCATGTGATCGCCGTATCGACCGTAGCCAGCCGCACGAAACGGCTGGGAAGCGCATGTTTGGCCGGGGTGTTCTGGGGGATCGGACATACGGCCACCCTTTTTTC comes from Effusibacillus pohliae DSM 22757 and encodes:
- the larA gene encoding nickel-dependent lactate racemase, encoding MKVTLSYGKQGLTVDVPDTAVVVEPRHLAGLPDEKAAVVNALRHPIGCPPLCEMVKPTDRVAIVISDITRPTPNHKLVPWLLEELSHVPLEQFVIINGTGTHRDQTRDEFIQMLGEWVVDNVRIINNNCHDKSTQAKVGSSRFGCDVYLNKEYVEADFRIVTGFIEPHFFAGFSGGPKGIMPGIAGIETILAFHNARMIGDPAATWGNMEGNPVQEMSREVNRMCKPDFMLNVTLNGNKQITGVFAGELFAAHAAGCEFVKEHVMIRCDHRFDVVITSNSGYPLDQNLYQAVKGMSAAHQIVRRGGTIICAAECSDGLPNHGNYAKILQMRKTPQEILEMINDPSFQMFDQWQVQKQAVIQTWADVYVYSELSDADIERAMLKPTRDIGQTLRELQAKYGDAMSVAVLPLGPLTIPYVAE